The genomic interval GCGGTAAACAGGAATTCAATGGGCGAACGAACCAATACGCCGCGATATCCTGGATCCCGGAAGGCAGGACTTTGGAAAAGATGCTTGATGAGCATGGAAATATTGCCCTCAGAAGCATACCATTTATTCATGAGGCCGTTGATCGTCTTTTCGGCTAATGCATTTTCTGTTTTATGATAAATAAATTCCCGGAACAAACGCTGAGAGAGGTTTTCAACGGATTTCTCCATCCCGCAAAACTGATGGATCCAGGTTTTTAATTCAATCTCCTGACTATCCGTTCGTTTCCCTTCCGATGTATTCCATTGGTGAAGAAGGTGGGAGAAACGGGAAAGGTCCTCTCTGCTAACCAATGTTCGGCAATCGGCTCCAAACAAATATTGAGATAATACCTGTCGCGCAAAATGATGGCTGTCCTGTTGCTTCATCTTCCCCCCATTACGCAAGGTGTTCAGGAATGGACTATGGAGGAGAACACTTGAAACAAGTTCAGCAAATGAACCCTGGCAATTTTTTCTCAGGATCTCAAAATAGTCAAACCCTTCCCGGGCGGAAGACAAGCCAGGCAGGTGGATGGGAAAATATTGATGCCAAAATAGCAAAAGTCGCGGGTACAGACTTTTGTGTTGGGTAAACAAGGAGCCAATAAACCATCTGGAAAGACTTTGCAGCCGTTTTTGGTTGACCTCTGAGTCAGGATTCCAGTCATTCACCCAGGTTTCTCCATATCCAATTTCTGAATCAGGAAATTGACAGTTGACCGAATTATAATCTTTCAACGGCAACTTGGGAGTATAAGAGTCAGGGGAAAGTAATTGCTCCAAGACAGCTGCATCATTCAGGTCTGAGAAGGAGTTAAATTCATGTCGGGTCACCGATAACAATGCACGTCGCAGTAAATGCCACCTTTCTCCGGAGAAATGGTCTGCTTCAACGGAAATTTCCGCACCAATCTTTTCATATCCCATTTTCCCGGTGTCCATGTAATTGGTAAAGAATTCATCTCTTGTTAATAAAGAGAGAGGAAAAATAGTACACATTATCAGGTTTGCGTCTAACCTTTCAATTGATAACGGTAAGTTTAAGATTTATTAAAAAGAAGTTCATTATTTGTTAACAGGCTCCAGTACCGGGGATAGT from Chitinophagales bacterium carries:
- a CDS encoding DUF1800 family protein; its protein translation is MDTGKMGYEKIGAEISVEADHFSGERWHLLRRALLSVTRHEFNSFSDLNDAAVLEQLLSPDSYTPKLPLKDYNSVNCQFPDSEIGYGETWVNDWNPDSEVNQKRLQSLSRWFIGSLFTQHKSLYPRLLLFWHQYFPIHLPGLSSAREGFDYFEILRKNCQGSFAELVSSVLLHSPFLNTLRNGGKMKQQDSHHFARQVLSQYLFGADCRTLVSREDLSRFSHLLHQWNTSEGKRTDSQEIELKTWIHQFCGMEKSVENLSQRLFREFIYHKTENALAEKTINGLMNKWYASEGNISMLIKHLFQSPAFRDPGYRGVLVRSPIEFLFTAIRQLHLVEPDENTRGIKYYDLWNWIAQKLHSVEYTPGYPPLNTGWPSFLVAPYHQHWSTPAMQYDRSATMRELFHEGICFNMDIRKPSWEKELDRHLPESFEEFLFQISTEVLSRPLEKSLIPDLSRHLMNRHQLDNRKWKLLIQKDPSGDYVEIQKRLLTDTMNFLFSLPEYQLH